CGCCTTCGACACGGCCGGCGCCTGACCTCCCCCGGGCCGGGCCCGTCCGTCCTCCTCCTTCCGCTCCTCCCGCACCGCCCGCCGGACTGCCCGCCGAACCGAGGATGCGGCCCCGCCGCCCCCGCCGGACAGCGGGTTTTCACAGCCCTGACAGTCCGCGGAGCAAGCCGTGACACCCCCGACCGGCCCCTGACATCCGGGCCGGAAACATCCAGACCTGCATGCTTTCAATTCCCCTCAGCCTGCCCGAAAGACGGCAAAACACCCCCTCCCGACCCGGCAAAACCCCGCTCGCAATCAGACAGGTCTGTTTGTTATCCTCGTCGAGCGCGCGCCCGACCAGCCCTGAGCACGACCCCGTCCGTGCCGACCGGGCGCGCCCGAGGGGGACAGATGAACCGGCCCGCCACCCACCTGCTCGAACCCCCGCCCGCGCCGCACCGCGGCCCCCGGGCCCTGCGCGTCCTGGTCGTGGAGGGCGACGCCCACGCGGCCGCCCCGCTGCTGCGGGCGCTGGCCCGGCAGGGCTACGCCGCCCACGGCGTGACCACCGGCGCCGAGGCGCTGCGCGCGCACCCCGACGCCGACCTCGTCCTGCTCGACCTCGACCTGCCCGACCTGGACGGCCTGGAGGTCTGCCGCGGCATCCGCGCGGTGGCCGACACCCCGATCATCACCGTCACCGCCCGCGGCTCCGAACTCGACCGCGTGCTGGGCCTGCAGGCCGGCTCGGACGACTACCTGGTCAAGCCGTACGGCTTCCGCGAGCTGCTGGCCCGGATGGAGGCGGTGCTGCGCCGGACCCGCACCCGCCCGCCGGCCCGCCCGGTCCTCGTCCACGGCCCGCTGCGGATCGACGCCGGCGCCCGGCTCACCACCCTGCACGGCACCCCGGTCGACCTCACCCGCAAGGAGTTCGACCTGCTCCACCTGCTCGCCGCCCACCCCGGCACGGTGCTCCCCCGCCGGCAGATCATGGCCCGGGTCTGGGCCGACACCTGGTCGCCCCGCGGCCGCACCGTCGACACCCACGTCAGCACCCTGCGCGCCAAGCTCGGTCCCGGCTGGATCGTCACCGTCCGCGGCATCGGCTTCCGCCTCGGCCACCCGGGCTGATCCCGGCCGAACCCGCCCGGCCCCGCCCGAACCCGGCCGATCCCGCCCGAATCCGGCCGCAATCCCCTTTCCCGAATCCCCCGCTATCCCGACAAATGCGGCGAAAAGTGAGTATGCTCCGCCGCCGCACAATACTTTGGGTCGCATTTGAATCGAGCGACAGTTTTGTCATGCATACGCACGTGTATGCTGGCCGGGGCTCTTGGTATCTGCCGCAGCCGAACAGGGGGTGTGGGTCTCACATGGAAATCTTGCGGGGGAATTCTACCAAAACCGGGAACGCAGCCGAAAGCGACGGCAGCGCCGCACGCTGGCGCTTCCGCCTCCTCGGCCCGCTGGAGGTCACCTCGGACGACCGGCAGCGAAAGCACCTGGGCGGCGCGAAGAACGAGAAAGTGCTCGCCGTCCTGCTGCTGGAATCGGGCCGGGTGGTTCCCACCGACCGCCTGACGACCGCGCTCTGGGAGGAATTCCCCCCGCGCACCGCGACCCACCAAGTGCGCAAAGCCATCGGCGATCTCCGGCTGCGCATTCCGAAGAGCGTGGCGCAGATCTGCACCGAGGGCCCCGGTTACCGGCTCCAGTTAGGCGCGGCCTGGGTGGACCTGCACGAGTTCCGGCAGGAAATCGAACTGGCCCGGCAGACCGACCCGCAGGACTCCGCCGCCGTGACCGGCCACCTGCGCGCCGCCCTCGCCCTCTGGCGCGGCGACGCCTTGGCGGGCACCGGCGGCCGGATCATCGAGACCGCCGCCACCGCGCTGGAGGAGAGCCGGCTGGCCGCCTACGAGTGGCTCTCCACCGTCCAGGCCAACCCGGACGAGGCGGCCACCCTGGTCTCCGAGCTGCGCGCGCTGGTCGACCGCAACCCGCTGCGCGAGTCGCTGCGGCACGCGCTGATGCTCGCCCTCTACCGCAGCGGCCGGCAGGCCGAGGCGCTCGCCGAGTACAACCGGGCCCGCGAGCTGCTGGCCGACGAACTCGGGATCGACCCCGGCGCCGCGCTCGCCCAGCTGCACACCGCGATCCTCTGCGCCGACCCGGCCCTGCTGGCCGCCGAGCAGCAGACCCCCGCCGAGCAGCCCGGGCCCGCCGACCACCCGGCCCCCGCCGAACCGGACCCCGCCGGCCCCGTCCCGCCCGCCGCACCCGCCGCCGGCGCTGCCGGGCCCGCCGCGCCGACCGGGCCCATGGCGCCCCCCGGGCCCGCGGCCTGGCCGGGGCGGGTGGCCGTCCCCCCGCCCAGCACGCTGCCCTACGACATCGACGACTTCACCGGGCGGCAGGAGGAACTCGACTGGTTCGCCGACCTCCTGGAGCGCCCCGACCCGGCCCCCCGGCTGATCGCGCTCGACGGGATGGGCGGCAGCGGGAAGACCTCGCTGGCCGTGCACCTGGCGCACCGGATCGCGGACGGCTTCCGGGACGGACGGATCTTCATCGACCTGCACGGGTTCACCCCCGGCTGCGATCCGCTGCGCCCGGAGGCCGTGCTGGACGTGCTCCTGCGCAGCCTGGGCGTCAGCGGCGACCAGGTGCCCGAGGGCCTGGCGGAGCGGACCGCGGCCTGGCGCACGGCCTGCGCGAACCGCCGGCTCCTGCTGGTCCTGGACAACGTGCTCGACGAGACGCAGATCCTGCCGCTGATCCCGTCCGCGCCGGACTGCCTGGCGATCGTCACCAGCCGCCGCCGGCTGGTCAACCTCGACGGGGCCGCCCAGCTCTCCGTCGGGCAGCTGCCCGTCGGCGAGGGCGTCGCCCTGGTCGAGCGGATCGTCGGCACCGAGCGCTGCGCGGCGGAGCCGGAGGCGGTGGTCGACCTGGTCGGCCTCTGCGGCGGGCTGCCGCTGGCGCTGCGGATCGCCGCGGCCCGGCTGCGGCACCGCCGGCAGTGGACGTTCGGGCACCTGGTCGGACGGCTGAGCGTGCGCCCCACCGGCCTCGACGAGCTGAGCGCCGGGGACCGCGACGTCGTGGAGAGCCTCAAGCTGTCCTTCCTGGTGCTCCGGCCGGAGCAGCAGCGGGCCTTCCGGCTGCTGGGCCTCAACCCCGGCTCCGACATCGACGTCGGCGCGGCGGCCGCGCTGTTCGGGACGTCCGCCGACGAGGCGGAGCGGATCCTGGAGTCGCTGATCGACGTGCACCTGCTGGAGCAGCCCGAGTTCGGCCGCTTCAGCTTCCACGACCTGGTGCGGGACTTCGCCCGCAGCCTCACCCCCGCCGCGGCCGCGCCGCCGGGGGACGCCGCCCGCTTCACCGCGCTGGTGGACCACTACGTGGCGGCCGCCGAGGCCGCCGCCGACGTGCTGTTCCCCGGCCGGGTGCGCTACCCCGCCGAGCCCGTCCCGGCCGAGCCGTACGTGCTGCCGGAGCTGACCCCGCAGCTCGCGCTGAAGTGGTTCGGCCGGGAGCGCCGCAACCTGGTCGCCCTGCTGCGCGCCGCCGCCGACGCCGGCCTGTACCGGCAGGCCGCCGGCCTGCCGCGCAACCTCGGCGCGTACCTGACCCTGCAGGAGCACCCGCAGGAGCTGCTGGAGGTGAGCGAGATCTCGGTGGCAGCGGCCCGCCGGCTGGGCGACAAGCTGATGCTGCGGCTGTGCCTGACCAACGCCAGCCTGAGCCACTGGCTCTCCGGCCAGGGCGGCCGGGGGATCACCCACCTGGAGGAGGCCCTCGACCTGGCGGTCGAGATCGGCGACGAGCACGGCCAGGCGGCCTGCCTCAGCCGGCTCGGCTCCTTCCACAACTCGCTGGGCCGCTCGCAGGAGGCGCTGCACTACCTGCGCCGGGCGCTGCCCATCCTGCGCGGCCTGGCCGACCCGCGCGAGGAGGCGATCGCGCTCAACGGGATCAGCTCCGCCCTCAACGTGCTGTGCCGGCACGACGAGGCCGAGAAGGCCGCCTTCACCGCGCTGAAGCTGGGCCGGCGGATGAACAACCTCAGCGACGAGGCGCTCGCCCTGCTCAACCTCGCGGAGGCCCGGCTCGGGCTCGGCGAGTGGGAGCTGGCGGTGCACCGGTTCCAGCAGGCGGCCGCGATCTACGCCCAGCTGCGCAACGCGACGATGGTCGCCCTGGTGGACGCCTGGCGGGCGTACGCGCTCCAGCGCGCCGGGCACCCGGGGCCGGCGCTGTCCCTGACGGAGCGGACCCTGGCGGTGGAGGTGGTCTCGCCGATGCGCCGCACCGCCATCGCCAACCTGCTCGGCACCGTCCTGCTGCGCGAGGGGCAGGGGCAGCGGGCCGAGCAGCAGTACGCGCTGGCCCGCAAGGACGCCCGGAGCGTGGAGAACGTCTACGAGCTCGCGCTCGCGCTCGACGGCCTGGCCGCGGTCGCGCGGTGGAGCGGCCGCTCCTCCGCGACCGCGGCGTCCTACGCCGCGGAGGCCGAGACGCTCTTCGCCCGGATCGGCACGCCCGTCTGCTGCCGCCGGCAGTCCCCTCCGTAGGGGGCGCCGGGCCGGGCCGCGCGCCCCGCGTCCGGGGGAGCCGCGGGGGGACGCGGCCGGCCCGGCGCGGTCAGCGGCCCGGGCCGGCGGGGACGGCGTTCGGGCCCGGGTTGTCCGTGTTGGACCCGGCGCCGCACCCCCGCTCCCGGCCGGTCGGCACGGTCGCGGCGGAGGGCACTCGGTGGATGACACGGCGCATGACTGGAAGCTCCCCATCGTGTGGTGGTGTCTGTGTGACGCGGTGGAACCAGACTGGCACGAGGAGGTACCGATCCTGTCCTGATCCGGCGCCCCCCGTTCCCGCTCCCGGTGCCGTCCCCGGGAGGGAACCGGTACGGCGCCGGGACACCGCGCTGCAACGGTGGTGCGCGCTCAGAAGGCGACGAACCGAGCAGAGCGAAGGAACGTGACACAGATGCGGGAATTCCATATCAGTGGCCAGCGGATCGCCGACGACACCCCGGCGTACGTGATCGCCGAGATCGGACACAACCACGGCGGCAGCCTCGAACAGGCCGAAGCCCTCTTCCGTACCGCGGCGCAGGCCGGCGCCGACGCGGCCAAGCTGCAGAAGCGCGACAACAGGACCCTGTTCACCCGGGCCATGTTCGACCAGCCCTACACCGGACGGAACTCCTTCGGCCCCACCTACGGGGCGCACCGCGAGGCGCTGGAGTTCGGGCTCGACGAGTACAAGCACCTGGCGGGCGTCGCCGCCGAGCTCGGCATCGACTTCTTCTCCACCGCCTTCGACCTGCCGAGCGTCGACTTCCTGGTCGAGCTCGACCTGCCCGCCATCAAGATCGCCTCGGCGGACCTGACCAACACCCCGCTGCTGCGCTACGCCGCGCAGACCGGCCGGGCCCTGGTGGTGAGCACCGGCGGCGCCACCATGTCGGAGGTGCGGCGGGCCTGCGAGGCCGTCCTGCCGATCAACCGCAACCTGGCCCTGCTGCAGTGCACCGCGGTCTACCCGGCCGGCCCGGAGGACCTCAACCTCTCGGTGATCGAGACCTTCCGGGCGGAGTTCCCCGAGGTCGTGATCGGCTTCTCCGGGCACGACCTGGGCCCCGAGATGAGCTACCTGGCCTACGCGCTGGGCGCCCGCGTCGTCGAGAAGCACATCACGCTCGACCGGACGCTGCCCGGCACCGACCACGCGTTCTCGCTGGACCCGCAGCAGCTGGCCGAGCTGACCGCCGGCCTCGGCCGCGCCCGGTCCGCCCTGGGCTCGCCGGTCAAGCGGTGCAGCGAGACCGAGGCCCCCGCCGTGCGCAAGATGGGCAAGAAGCTGGTCGCCGCGCGGGAGCTGCCGGCCGGCCACCGGCTCACCGCCGCGGACATCGCCTGCAAGTCGCCGGGCGACGGCCTCAAGCCCTACCAGCTGGAGCAGGTCATCGGCATGACGCTCTCCGTCCCGCTGGCCGAGGACGACGCGATCCTGCCCGACCACCTGGCCGCCGGGGACGCCCTGACCGCGCTGCTCGACTCCGAGGCCGCCACGCATGCCGATTGACCTGACCGGCCGGGTGGCCGTGGTCACCGGTGCGGCGGGCAGGCTCGGCACGGTGTGGAGCGGCGCGCTGCTCTCCGCCGGGGCGGACGTCCTGGGTCTCGACCTGGCGGCGTCCGTCCCGGCCCCGCTGGCCGACCTGCCCGCCGGCTCCGGCCGCTACCTGCCGCTGGCCGCCGACGTCACCTCCCGCGCCTCGCTCCGGGCGGCCCTCGCGACCTGCCTCGACCGGCTCGGCAGCCCGTCGGTCCTGGTGAACAACGCCGGGATCGACCACCCGCCGTCCGCCGCGCACGGCGGCTGGGCCTTCGCCGACGTCCCGGAGGACTCCGTCGGCGCGATCCTCGACGTGAACGTGCGCGGGGTGCTGCTGGTGTGCCAGGTCTTCGGCGCGCACCTGGCCGAGCGGGGCCGCGGCTCGGTGGTCAACATCGGGTCGCTCTACGGCAACGTGGCCCCCTACCAGCCGCTCTACAGCCACATCCCGCTCGACCCGCCGTTCCTCAAGCACCCGGCCTACGGCATGTCCAAGGGCGCGGTGCACAACCTGACCCGCTACCTGGCCGCGCACTGGGGCCCGGCCGGCGTCCGCGTCAACACCCTGTCCCCCGGCGGCGTGCTCGGCGGCCAGGACCCGGAGTTCCGGCGGAAGTTCGCCGAGCGGGTCCCGCTGGGGCGGATGGCCGTGGACGGCGACCTGACCGGCCCGCTGCTCTTCCTGGCCTCCGACCTCAGCGGCTACGTCACCGGCCAGGAACTGCTGCTGGACGGCGGCTATGTCAGCTGGTGACCGAACCCCCGAAGGAGAGACAATGCCCGTCGCCCTGCACCGGGTGGAGGTCGCGGAGATCACCCGCGTCCTCGACGGGGTGGCAGACCCCCTGGAGCGCTGCCGTGCCTTCTCGGCGCTCACCCGGATCAACACGCTGTACATGGTGATGCGGGCCGGCTCGGGGCACCTCGGCTCCAGCTTCAGCGCCGCCGACCTGGTCAGCCACCTGTTCCTGCACGAGATGCGCGCGCCGCTGGCCGAGGACGGGGACCTCTACTTCTCCTCCAAGGGCCACGACGCGCCCGGCCTGTACGCCGCGCTGATCGGCCTCGGCGCGCTGCCCGAGGAGAAGCTGCACCGGCTGCGCCGCCTCGGCGGCCTGCCCGGGCACCCCGACGTGCACACCCCGCACATGCCCTTCAACACCGGTTCGCTCGGCATGGGCGTCTCCAAGGCCAAGGGCGTGGTCCTGGCCGACCGGCTGGCCGGCCGCTCCCGGCGGATCTACGTGGTCACCGGGGACGGCGAGCTCCAGGAGGGCCAGAACTACGAGGCCCTGGCCGGCGCGGTCCGGCGCGGGATGCACGAGCTGACCGTGGTGGTCGACCACAACAAGATCCAGTCGGACACCTGGGTCGAGGACGTCAACGGCCTGGGCGACCTGGAGGCCCGCTTCGCCGGCTTCGGCTGGGGCGTGGTCCGCTGCGACGGGCACGACCAGCAGGCCCTGGAGGCCGCCTTCCGCAAGCGCTGGGAGTCCTTCCCGGAGCTGCCCGCGGTGATCGTCGCGGACACCGTGAAGGGCGGCGGCTGCGCGGCCTTCGCCGCCACCTCGATGCCCGCGGCGTTCACCGACGACGGGACGGGCACGCCCTGGCGCTACCTGTTCCACAGCGGCGCCCCGGCCCCCGAGCACTACCGGGCCGCCCACGCCCAGCTCGTCGCCGCGGCCGAGGAGTTGCTGGCCCGCAACGGCCTCGGCCCGCTGGCCCTGGTGGCCGAGGACCCGGCGCCGGAGCGGAACCCGGGCGCCGAGAAGCTCTTCGAGGCGTACGGCCGCGAGCTGACCGCGCTCGCGGCGCGGGACGAGCGCATCCTCGCCCTGGACGCGGACCTGGTGCTCGACACCGGCCTGATCCCCTTCGCGCAGGCGCACCCGGACCGCTTCGTCGAGTTCGGGATCGCCGAGCAGGACATGGTCTCGGCGGCGGGCGGCCTGGCCTCCCAGGGGCTGCTGCCGTTCGTGAACTCCTTCGCCTGCTTCCTGCACTCCCGGCCGTACGAGCAGATCTACAACAACGCCACCGAGGGCCGCCGGATCGTCTACACCGGCGCGCTGGCCGGCCTGCTGCCCGCCGCGCCGGGCCACTCGCACCAGGCCGTGCGGGACGTCGCGGCGTTCAGCGCCCTGCCCGGGCTCACCGTGCTCCAGCCCGCCAACTGCGCGGGGACCCGGCAGGCGGTGCGGCACTGCGCCGCCACCGACGAGAGCTTCTACCTGCGGCTGGAGAGCGTGGAGGTGCCCGCCCGGGTGGCCGCGCTGCCGGTCGCCGAACTGCGCACCGGCCACGGCCGGGTGGTGCGCGAGGGCGGCCGCACCGTCCTGGTCGGCGCCGGTCCGACCGTGCTCGACCAGCTGCTGCGGGCCGCCGAGCTGCTGGCCGACCGGGGCGCGGCCCCGACCGTGGTCGAACTGCCCTGGCTCAACCGGGTCGACGCCGACTGGCTGGCCGCGCTGGCCGCCGGGGCCGACCACCTGATCGTGGTGGAGAACCACTACGTGCGCGGCGGCCAGGGCGACGCCGTCGCCCGCACGCTGGCCGAGCTGAACCTGCCGCACCCGCCCGCCTTCCGCGGCATCGGGCTGACCGAGGTGCCGCGCTGCGGCACCCCGGAGGAGGTGCTGCGCGTCCACGGGCTGCACTTCGAGGCGCTGGCCGGGGCGGTGCTCGCGCAGACCCGCGGCACCGCGACCGCCGGGCCCCTCGCCGTCGCCGCCCGCGACCGCCGCGCCGAGGAACGGGCCGAAGAGCACCACCGAGAGCAGACCGAGCAGCACCCCCAGCAGAACGGAGCACGGTGATGGAAACCGTCTACAACGACGTCAAGCGGCCCTCCGAGGCGGTGGTCGAGGAGTTCCGCGCGGTCCTGCGCGAGTACAGCCCCTCCTGCCTGGTGACCGACGCGCAGGGCCGGATGGGCGCGATCGGCGGGCTGCTGCCGGTCAAGCCCAGCCACAAGATCGCCGGGCCCGCGCTGACCGTCAACCTGTCCGTCGACAACCTGGTCGACTGCATGCCGCTGCTCGCCAAGGCCCAGCCCGGCGACGTGATCGTGGTGGCCTGCCACCAGACCGCCCGGACCGCGATGTGGGGCGGCCTGATGTCCACCCTCTCGCTCAAGGCGGGCATCGCCGGCGGGATCGTGGACGGCGCCATCCGGGACGTGGACGAGATCCGCGACCTGGACTTCCCGGTCTGGTACCGCTCCACGGTGCCCCGGCCCTCGCCCAGCGCCGAGCACAACCGCACCGAGCCGGTGCAGTTCAACGTGCCGGTGGTGGTCGACGGGCAGATCATCGCGCCCGGCGACATCGTGGTCGCGGACGAGAACGGCATCGCCGTCGTCCCCGCCGACTCCGCCGAGGAGGCGCTGGAGGGCGCCCGCCGGCAGATCGCCAAGGAGCGGCTCATCCGGGAGAAGATCAACTCCGGTGCCACCCTCCAGCAGCTGCTGGTCGAATTCGGTCACCTCTGATGGGCGGCGCACGGCCGGAGCGGATCTACGTCACCGGCGCGGACGGCATGCTCGGCCAGGCCCTGGTCCGGGCGCTGCGCGCGGACGGGCGCACCGCGCACTGGCCGGTGCACGGCGTCTCGCTGGCCGACTTCGACATCGCGGACGGCCGTGCGCTCAGCCGCTCGGTGGACGGCTTCCGGCCGACCGTCGTGGTGCACCTGGCCGCCTGCGCGATCGTCGACACCTGCGAGGCGGACCCGCGGCTCGCGATGCGGGTCAACGTGCGGGGCACCCGGAACGTCGCCGAGCAGGCCCGGCGGCACGGCGCCCGGATGGTGTACCTCTCCAGCGACTACGTGTTCGACGGGCTCGACACCCCGGAGCACGGCTACACCGAGCAGGACCTGCCCAACCCGGTGAGCGTCTACGGGCTGACCAAGCTGGCCGGCGAGCGGATCACCTCCCTGCTGCCCGACTCGCTGGTCGTGCGGACCTCCTGGCTGTTCGGCGGCGCGGACGAGCGGGTGGACAACGTGCTCGCCGCGGTCCGCGCCGCCGAACGCGGCGAACCGGCCCTGCTGG
The window above is part of the Kitasatospora sp. NA04385 genome. Proteins encoded here:
- a CDS encoding SDR family oxidoreductase; its protein translation is MPIDLTGRVAVVTGAAGRLGTVWSGALLSAGADVLGLDLAASVPAPLADLPAGSGRYLPLAADVTSRASLRAALATCLDRLGSPSVLVNNAGIDHPPSAAHGGWAFADVPEDSVGAILDVNVRGVLLVCQVFGAHLAERGRGSVVNIGSLYGNVAPYQPLYSHIPLDPPFLKHPAYGMSKGAVHNLTRYLAAHWGPAGVRVNTLSPGGVLGGQDPEFRRKFAERVPLGRMAVDGDLTGPLLFLASDLSGYVTGQELLLDGGYVSW
- a CDS encoding transketolase C-terminal domain-containing protein, producing the protein MPVALHRVEVAEITRVLDGVADPLERCRAFSALTRINTLYMVMRAGSGHLGSSFSAADLVSHLFLHEMRAPLAEDGDLYFSSKGHDAPGLYAALIGLGALPEEKLHRLRRLGGLPGHPDVHTPHMPFNTGSLGMGVSKAKGVVLADRLAGRSRRIYVVTGDGELQEGQNYEALAGAVRRGMHELTVVVDHNKIQSDTWVEDVNGLGDLEARFAGFGWGVVRCDGHDQQALEAAFRKRWESFPELPAVIVADTVKGGGCAAFAATSMPAAFTDDGTGTPWRYLFHSGAPAPEHYRAAHAQLVAAAEELLARNGLGPLALVAEDPAPERNPGAEKLFEAYGRELTALAARDERILALDADLVLDTGLIPFAQAHPDRFVEFGIAEQDMVSAAGGLASQGLLPFVNSFACFLHSRPYEQIYNNATEGRRIVYTGALAGLLPAAPGHSHQAVRDVAAFSALPGLTVLQPANCAGTRQAVRHCAATDESFYLRLESVEVPARVAALPVAELRTGHGRVVREGGRTVLVGAGPTVLDQLLRAAELLADRGAAPTVVELPWLNRVDADWLAALAAGADHLIVVENHYVRGGQGDAVARTLAELNLPHPPAFRGIGLTEVPRCGTPEEVLRVHGLHFEALAGAVLAQTRGTATAGPLAVAARDRRAEERAEEHHREQTEQHPQQNGAR
- a CDS encoding response regulator transcription factor, with protein sequence MNRPATHLLEPPPAPHRGPRALRVLVVEGDAHAAAPLLRALARQGYAAHGVTTGAEALRAHPDADLVLLDLDLPDLDGLEVCRGIRAVADTPIITVTARGSELDRVLGLQAGSDDYLVKPYGFRELLARMEAVLRRTRTRPPARPVLVHGPLRIDAGARLTTLHGTPVDLTRKEFDLLHLLAAHPGTVLPRRQIMARVWADTWSPRGRTVDTHVSTLRAKLGPGWIVTVRGIGFRLGHPG
- a CDS encoding RraA family protein is translated as METVYNDVKRPSEAVVEEFRAVLREYSPSCLVTDAQGRMGAIGGLLPVKPSHKIAGPALTVNLSVDNLVDCMPLLAKAQPGDVIVVACHQTARTAMWGGLMSTLSLKAGIAGGIVDGAIRDVDEIRDLDFPVWYRSTVPRPSPSAEHNRTEPVQFNVPVVVDGQIIAPGDIVVADENGIAVVPADSAEEALEGARRQIAKERLIREKINSGATLQQLLVEFGHL
- a CDS encoding NAD(P)-dependent oxidoreductase, with protein sequence MGGARPERIYVTGADGMLGQALVRALRADGRTAHWPVHGVSLADFDIADGRALSRSVDGFRPTVVVHLAACAIVDTCEADPRLAMRVNVRGTRNVAEQARRHGARMVYLSSDYVFDGLDTPEHGYTEQDLPNPVSVYGLTKLAGERITSLLPDSLVVRTSWLFGGADERVDNVLAAVRAAERGEPALLVSDQYSLPTGTRELAEALVHLLCLPEPPGGTVHIGNAGRASWYDVGLELRRQLRAGAGSAAAPAPVPVPMADCGFRGDRPVDSTLNTDRLRSLGHTMTTWRDALRAYLRTLGARPSPAGAPGDASAPHGLAPAHGRGPA
- a CDS encoding BTAD domain-containing putative transcriptional regulator, giving the protein MEILRGNSTKTGNAAESDGSAARWRFRLLGPLEVTSDDRQRKHLGGAKNEKVLAVLLLESGRVVPTDRLTTALWEEFPPRTATHQVRKAIGDLRLRIPKSVAQICTEGPGYRLQLGAAWVDLHEFRQEIELARQTDPQDSAAVTGHLRAALALWRGDALAGTGGRIIETAATALEESRLAAYEWLSTVQANPDEAATLVSELRALVDRNPLRESLRHALMLALYRSGRQAEALAEYNRARELLADELGIDPGAALAQLHTAILCADPALLAAEQQTPAEQPGPADHPAPAEPDPAGPVPPAAPAAGAAGPAAPTGPMAPPGPAAWPGRVAVPPPSTLPYDIDDFTGRQEELDWFADLLERPDPAPRLIALDGMGGSGKTSLAVHLAHRIADGFRDGRIFIDLHGFTPGCDPLRPEAVLDVLLRSLGVSGDQVPEGLAERTAAWRTACANRRLLLVLDNVLDETQILPLIPSAPDCLAIVTSRRRLVNLDGAAQLSVGQLPVGEGVALVERIVGTERCAAEPEAVVDLVGLCGGLPLALRIAAARLRHRRQWTFGHLVGRLSVRPTGLDELSAGDRDVVESLKLSFLVLRPEQQRAFRLLGLNPGSDIDVGAAAALFGTSADEAERILESLIDVHLLEQPEFGRFSFHDLVRDFARSLTPAAAAPPGDAARFTALVDHYVAAAEAAADVLFPGRVRYPAEPVPAEPYVLPELTPQLALKWFGRERRNLVALLRAAADAGLYRQAAGLPRNLGAYLTLQEHPQELLEVSEISVAAARRLGDKLMLRLCLTNASLSHWLSGQGGRGITHLEEALDLAVEIGDEHGQAACLSRLGSFHNSLGRSQEALHYLRRALPILRGLADPREEAIALNGISSALNVLCRHDEAEKAAFTALKLGRRMNNLSDEALALLNLAEARLGLGEWELAVHRFQQAAAIYAQLRNATMVALVDAWRAYALQRAGHPGPALSLTERTLAVEVVSPMRRTAIANLLGTVLLREGQGQRAEQQYALARKDARSVENVYELALALDGLAAVARWSGRSSATAASYAAEAETLFARIGTPVCCRRQSPP
- a CDS encoding N-acetylneuraminate synthase family protein; the protein is MREFHISGQRIADDTPAYVIAEIGHNHGGSLEQAEALFRTAAQAGADAAKLQKRDNRTLFTRAMFDQPYTGRNSFGPTYGAHREALEFGLDEYKHLAGVAAELGIDFFSTAFDLPSVDFLVELDLPAIKIASADLTNTPLLRYAAQTGRALVVSTGGATMSEVRRACEAVLPINRNLALLQCTAVYPAGPEDLNLSVIETFRAEFPEVVIGFSGHDLGPEMSYLAYALGARVVEKHITLDRTLPGTDHAFSLDPQQLAELTAGLGRARSALGSPVKRCSETEAPAVRKMGKKLVAARELPAGHRLTAADIACKSPGDGLKPYQLEQVIGMTLSVPLAEDDAILPDHLAAGDALTALLDSEAATHAD